In Microcaecilia unicolor unplaced genomic scaffold, aMicUni1.1, whole genome shotgun sequence, a genomic segment contains:
- the LOC115459657 gene encoding E3 ubiquitin-protein ligase TRIM39-like yields the protein MTFPVPEAVSTDLKLGFQLSFPQQLKKWITKFEGFVNVTLDPETAHPYLLLSDDRKSVRRGNTRQKVPDTPQRFDTYPCVLGSEGFTSGRHYWEVEVGDVSYCTLGVCKDSVRRKGKITLAPEEGFWTVRLWKEQRCCALTSPETHLPLSEIPRTVGILLDYEAGKVSFYNAENKSLLFTFTDTFTGKLRPFFMNYSEFPLRIRQVPT from the exons ATGACGTTTCCGGTACCAGAGGCTGTTTCTActgatctgaaactgggtttccaATTGAGCTTCCCTCAGCAACTGAAGAAATGGATTACAAAATTTGAAG GATTTG TAAATGTGACTCTGGATCCTGAAACTGCTCATCCTTATCTCCTCCTGTCTGATGATCGGAAAAGTGTCAGAAGGGGAAACACAAGACAGAAAGTGCCGGACACTCCTCAGAGATTTGATACTTATCCCTGTGTGCTGGGGAGTGAGGGCTTCACCTCAGGAAGACAttactgggaggtggaggtgggggatgtGAGTTACTGTACATTGGGAGTGTGTAAAGACTCTGTGAGGAGGAAGGGGAAGATCACACTGGCACCTGAGGAAGGATTCTGGACAGTGAGGCTGTGGAAGGAACAGAGATGCTGTGCCCTCACCTCCCCCGAGACCCATCTCCCCCTAAGTGAGATCCCCCGGACAGTGGGGATTCTGCTGGACTATGAGGCAGGAAAGGTCTCGTTTTATAATGCAGAGAATAAATCTCTTCTCTTCACCTTCACCGACACCTTCACAGGGAAACTCCGACCTTTCTTCATGAATTATTCTGAATTTCCTCTGAGAATCCGTCAGGTACCAACCTAG